A single window of Solanum dulcamara chromosome 5, daSolDulc1.2, whole genome shotgun sequence DNA harbors:
- the LOC129890449 gene encoding agamous-like MADS-box protein AGL62 has protein sequence MPRIANGRKKIGIVKIQDDKRLQVTFSKRRANLFKKASELCTMCGAEIAIVGFTPGNSVYSFGHPCVDRVVDRFLMVNPPQDINISDQLVEVYRKERIRQGNREVSEKQEMLDREIKRREALQAMKRDTASGQRWWEAPIEDLNSPQLKQMEKALEFINERLRREAQRQQMVHGTIFPFSNFGSSLTPTGSSSNARRS, from the coding sequence ATGCCAAGAATAGCTAATGGTCGAAAGAAAATTGGCATAGTGAAAATTCAAGATGATAAAAGATTACAAGTCACCTTTTCAAAGCGCCGCGCTAATCTCTTCAAGAAGGCTAGTGAACTTTGTACAATGTGTGGTGCCGAAATTGCCATTGTAGGTTTTACCCCTGGTAATAGTGTTTATTCATTTGGGCACCCTTGTGTAGATAGAGTCGTGGATAGGTTTCTCATGGTGAACCCTCCACAAGATATTAATATTTCTGACCAACTCGTTGAGGTTTACCGGAAAGAGAGAATTCGTCAGGGAAATAGAGAGGTAAGCGAGAAACAAGAGATGCTAGATAGGGAGATAAAACGTAGAGAAGCGCTACAAGCAATGAAGAGGGATACTGCTTCGGGCCAACGTTGGTGGGAAGCTCCAATTGAAGATCTCAACTCTCCTCAACTTAAACAAATGGAGAAGGCCTTGGAATTCATAAATGAGAGACTTAGAAGAGAGGCACAACGCCAACAAATGGTGCATGGTACTATATTCccattttcaaattttggaagTTCTTTGACTCCTACTGGAAGTTCTTCCAATGCAAGACGgtcttaa
- the LOC129890448 gene encoding agamous-like MADS-box protein AGL62 has translation MPRIANGRKKIDIVKIQDDKRLQVTFSKRRANLFKKASELCTMCGAEIAIVGFTPGNSVYSFGHPCVDRVVDRFLMVNPPQDINISDQLVEVYRKERIRQGNREVSEKQEMLDREIKHREALQAMKRDTASGQHWWEAPIEDLNSPQLKQMEKALEFINERLRREAQRQQMVHGTIFPFSNFGSSLTPTGSSSNARRS, from the coding sequence ATGCCAAGAATAGCTAATGGTCGAAAGAAAATTGACATAGTGAAAATTCAAGATGATAAAAGATTACAAGTCACCTTTTCAAAGCGCCGCGCTAATCTCTTCAAGAAGGCTAGTGAACTTTGTACAATGTGTGGTGCCGAAATTGCCATTGTAGGTTTTACCCCTGGTAATAGTGTTTATTCATTTGGGCACCCTTGTGTAGATAGAGTCGTGGATAGGTTTCTCATGGTGAACCCTCCACAAGATATTAATATTTCTGACCAACTCGTTGAGGTTTACCGGAAAGAGAGAATTCGTCAGGGAAATAGAGAGGTAAGCGAGAAACAAGAGATGCTAGATAGGGAGATAAAACATAGAGAAGCGCTACAAGCAATGAAGAGGGATACTGCTTCGGGCCAACATTGGTGGGAAGCTCCAATTGAAGATCTCAACTCTCCTCAACTTAAACAAATGGAGAAGGCCTTGGAATTCATAAATGAGAGACTTAGAAGAGAGGCACAACGCCAACAAATGGTGCATGGTACTATATTCccattttcaaattttggaagTTCTTTGACTCCTACTGGAAGTTCTTCCAATGCAAGACGgtcttaa